From the genome of Sporosarcina luteola:
CTCTGGAAATGCGATGCTGATCTGTAATCGGCCGCGCAATTTGCCCGACAGCCAATGAATTGAAGTAGTCATCCACAAATATGAGGATTCCGAGCAATACGGTCAGGAGCTTCGCGCCGCGTCTCGTTTTAATGCGTTTGACTGCCCAATCCGCAAAAGCCCTGCTTCCGCCTGACAAACTGACAAATGCCGTAATGACACCCAATAATAAAATGAATACCATGATGAAAATATTATACGTATTCAATTCCCCTTCAGACCAGAAGGAGACGATCATGCCTGTCCAAAGATTTTGCAACGTATCGACCGGGGAAAAACTCGCGACCAATAAGGCAGCTGTTACAATTCCCGATCCGAGTGATAATAGTACCCTCTTTGTCACTAACACCATAACAATTGCCACGATTGGCGGCAAAATTGAAACCCAAGTGCCTATCATAAAAACATTCCTCCAATATTTGATTGAAGAACTATAGGTGAAAACAAAGGAAAAAAACCGACACCCATTGCACTAGGATGTGCATCAGGTGTCGGCTTATTCTACGGTCGTTTGTAAGATAATCTAAGATGTTTTATCTACGTACGATCTGTAGCTCATCATGCACTAATTGCATGACAGTGTCATTCCTATTCGGAATGACCCCAGCATGGATGGTTGGCGTTCCATTCCAAGCTTCGGCAAAACTTCCTTTCACGGGCGGTCTACGATGCCAATCTCGCGTCCATTACTAATAAGCCTTGCAGCCTCTACCTAATCGGTGTTCCTCTTTGTTATCCTAGCATAACACAATTTCTCTATATTTCAAGGGCTATTATTGATTGCCAGGCGTGAATGGAACTTCAATTTGCGGAGGATTGTTTCCGCCCCCGTTATAGATTTGAGGAATTGGGCTCTGGATCAATCCGATAGCTACAGGTATCCGCTGTTCCACGACGCTTCTCTGCGTTGCAAGCGGGACGATTATCTGGACATTGACAGTCACCAATATATTCACTTCAATCATCGCGTTATTAATGCCGAACTCAGTGATGCCTGTCTCGACAGTCGTCTGTGCTTCCCCGATAACGTGGAAACGTATCGGGATTTTAGGGCCGAAGTTCCCGATTAATGGAAGACCCGTCGCTTGCCCCATCGGCACGAAGAAGACGACGCCCCCTCCTTTTTCCATCGCTTCGGGATCATATTCGATGTCTTCACTGAGCGGAAGCATTTCCAAGTTCCCGCTTTCAGCCATTTTGAGATATGCCTCTATAAGACTATGGATTTCCGCCCTTGTTTTATTGATGATTTCAGCATTCATCGTATTTGTAACCATTCCAGGTGAACCACTCGGCACATTTTCGATGATATCATTCACATCATATATTTCGGTAGATCTTGATTTGATTGCCTGTGTGATGACATGCGCTGCAATCCTCTCCGTTTCAACTTCCGCATAGGAGAGATAAATCGGAGTGAGCTTTGAGTTTACAAAATATAGAAAAAGAGCGATTGTCACTAAAATCGCCGGGAAGATGAGTGGCAATAAACGACGCTTTCGGCGAGGTCTGCCATTATGATTGGAACCGCGATGCCGATTCCTTTTTTTATAATTTCGAGACGGTTGCCCATAAAATCTCAAAACGACCCCTCCTGCCTAATATTATGCAGGAACGGGGCCGTTCATTCTTGATTAGAATGTGGGCTTCTCACATCCAGATCAGTTCGGCTGTCTCTTTTCATTCCGTACCAGATGAAAACATCACGAATCAGTTCGGGCATATGGTATTCTATCTTTGCCTGTTGTAAAGACGGAAAAAAGAATCCGAATGTGAACATATCCAGAGTTGCCACCTTGTACGTTTTTCCAACTTCCACTTTTCGATTCCCGGCAAATAATTCCCCATCGTCTGTCCGGAAGAGCCTCTCAAAAATCATTTTCCCCATGTACGTGCCGCGAAAGCCGAGACCTTTAATTTCCGTTTCCGGCCATGTTTCATTGCTGGACAGCCTATGAACCTCCAGCAGGTCTGCCCCATCCAACGTAACCGTACAAGGATTTATCGGATGCGGCAGCAAGGCATGCACCATGCGTTTTGTCACCCAGCCCTTTTCGAGGCTCCCTAGGAATATCCCTGCATTGAACATCGCACAGTCCGCACCCGTGTACTCAATAATCGCCCTTCCGAAGAATGAAGACATCGGGCTATCCATGAAGAGCTGTTGCTTTAAGGGCATCTTTGTATAGAAGACGTTTTCCTTCAACGCTTCATTCCCAGCCTGAATAAGGTCTTTCACTTCCTGTACGTCCTCTTCCCGGCTTTCCAGCCCGCTCACATGAATAACTTCCGCTTTTTTTTCGATGACCTTTTTCTCGTTTGCATCGAACTGGATTTCAACATGCCCGACATACTCTCCGAACTTCCCTGTAGCAGCCAATAAGGTGTCATTTACCATTTCACCTTCAGGGAATAAATGATGAGTATGCCCTCCTAAAATGACGTCAATCAGGTCGCTTTCTTCAGCAAGACGCCTGTCTTCATTCACACCTAAATGCGATAGGCAGACAATGATGTCCGTGCTACGCCGGATTTGTTCGGCCACACTTTCGACTAATTGCCTCGGTTCTC
Proteins encoded in this window:
- the yunB gene encoding sporulation protein YunB; protein product: MRFYGQPSRNYKKRNRHRGSNHNGRPRRKRRLLPLIFPAILVTIALFLYFVNSKLTPIYLSYAEVETERIAAHVITQAIKSRSTEIYDVNDIIENVPSGSPGMVTNTMNAEIINKTRAEIHSLIEAYLKMAESGNLEMLPLSEDIEYDPEAMEKGGGVVFFVPMGQATGLPLIGNFGPKIPIRFHVIGEAQTTVETGITEFGINNAMIEVNILVTVNVQIIVPLATQRSVVEQRIPVAIGLIQSPIPQIYNGGGNNPPQIEVPFTPGNQ
- a CDS encoding bifunctional metallophosphatase/5'-nucleotidase, whose product is MQRNVETIHIYHTNDIHSHFDSWPKISRYFHSQRQLHNSTRETCFIFDIGDHVDRSHPFTEGTSGKGNVALLNRAGYDAVTIGNNEGITMSKRALSSLYEGADFDVILCNLSETDGSPPKWLKPYKIYKTANGLRIGVIGATAMYTGFYTKLGWHIGEPRQLVESVAEQIRRSTDIIVCLSHLGVNEDRRLAEESDLIDVILGGHTHHLFPEGEMVNDTLLAATGKFGEYVGHVEIQFDANEKKVIEKKAEVIHVSGLESREEDVQEVKDLIQAGNEALKENVFYTKMPLKQQLFMDSPMSSFFGRAIIEYTGADCAMFNAGIFLGSLEKGWVTKRMVHALLPHPINPCTVTLDGADLLEVHRLSSNETWPETEIKGLGFRGTYMGKMIFERLFRTDDGELFAGNRKVEVGKTYKVATLDMFTFGFFFPSLQQAKIEYHMPELIRDVFIWYGMKRDSRTDLDVRSPHSNQE